The following proteins come from a genomic window of Triticum aestivum cultivar Chinese Spring chromosome 6A, IWGSC CS RefSeq v2.1, whole genome shotgun sequence:
- the LOC123128539 gene encoding anthocyanidin 5,3-O-glucosyltransferase-like produces the protein MEKKTVVLYPGLSVSHFVPMMRLAGPLLDHGYAVSVALIDTGVKQDIAFGAVVRRVAASMPSVRFHTLPAVEDPPKLAQDGQFVLTYLHLVSRYNDRLHDYLCSMRVHAVVVDSLSNAALAVVKRLGIPGYTLFTSSAATFVAFAQLPTVLAEGGGSFKELGDTPLELFGLPPMPASHLSGEVLEDPESDTYKAMMALLCRIPEADGTLVNTFESLEARAVAALRDPRCVPGQALPPVYCVGPFVSSIADAEAKERHECLAWLDSQPDRSVVFLCFGSIGTGNHSAKQLREIAVGLDKSGHRFLWVVRTPVSDDPERPHDPSADPDLDALLPDGFMERTNGRGLVVKLWAPQVDVLRHRATGAFVTHCGWNSVLEGVTAGVPMLCWPLYSEQKMNKVHMVGDMGIAAEMVGWQQGLVKAGEVEAKVRLVMESEEGRELRARAAAYMEAAAVACNDGGSSRLAFAQFLADVASRQDRACSEEVIHGSG, from the coding sequence atggAGAAGAAGACGGTGGTGCTGTACCCGGGCCTCTCCGTGAGCCACTTCGTCCCGATGATGCGGCTCGCGGGGCCCCTCCTCGACCACGGCTACGCCGTCTCCGTCGCGCTCATCGACACCGGCGTCAAGCAGGACATCGCCTTCGGCGCCGTCGtccgccgcgtcgccgcctccatGCCGTCCGTCCGCTTCCACACTCTCCCGGCCGTGGAGGACCCGCCCAAGCTGGCCCAGGACGGGCAGTTCGTGCTCACGTACCTCCACCTCGTGAGCCGCTACAACGACCGCCTCCACGACTACCTATGCTCCATGCGCGTCCATGCCGTGGTTGTGGACTCCCTGTCGAATGCGGCGCTCGCCGTCGTCAAGAGGCTCGGGATCCCTGGCTACACCTTGTTCACTTCCAGCGCCGCCACCTTCGTCGCCTTTGCCCAGCTCCCTACGGTGCTCGCAGAGGGCGGTGGGAGCTTCAAGGAGCTTGGTGACACCCCTCTCGAGCTCTTCGGCCTTCCGCCCATGCCGGCTTCGCACCTGTCGGGCGAGGTGCTCGAGGACCCGGAGAGCGACACATACAAGGCGATGATGGCCTTGCTGTGCCGGATCCCGGAGGCCGACGGCACGCTAGTGAACACCTTCGAGTCGCTGGAGGCTCGTGCGGTGGCTGCTCTCAGGGATCCTCGGTGTGTCCCCGGCCAGGCATTGCCTCCGGTGTACTGCGTCGGTCCATTTGTCAGCAGCATCGCCGACGCCGAGGCAAAAGAACGGCACGAGTGCCTCGCCTGGCTAGACAGCCAACCGGACCGCAGCGTCGTGTTCCTCTGCTTCGGGAGCATAGGCACCGGAAACCACTCCGCGAAGCAGCTCAGGGAGATCGCCGTCGGCCTCGACAAgtccggccaccgcttcttgtgggTTGTGCGAACCCCCGTCAGCGACGACCCGGAGAGGCCACACGACCCCAGTGCCGACCCGGACCTCGACGCGCTCCTGCCGGACGGGTTCATGGAGCGAACCAACGGCCGTGGCCTCGTCGTCAAGCTGTGGGCGCCACAGGTGGACGTCCTCCGCCACAGGGCCACGGGGGCCTTCGTGACGCACTGCGGGTGGAATTCGGTGCTGGAGGGCGTCACGGCGGGCGTGCCAATGCTGTGCTGGCCGCTGTACTCGGAGCAGAAGATGAACAAGGTGCACATGGTGGGGGACATGGGGATCGCCGCGGAGATGGTCGGGTGGCAGCAGGGGCTGGTCAAGGCCGGCGAGGTGGAGGCCAAGGTAAGGCTTGTGATGGAGTCCGAGGAGGGTAGAGAGCTCAGGGCACGAGCGGCGGCGTACATGGAAGCCGCGGCTGTGGCTTGCAACGACGGCGGGTCGTCGCGCTTGGCGTTTGCCCAGTTCCTGGCGGACGTGGCCAGCCGGCAGGATCGGGCTTGCAGTGAGGAAGTGATCCATGGGAGTGGGTGA
- the LOC123128540 gene encoding protein CPR-5, giving the protein MDGAAHVAGDLAEADRASSSASSTCSASRRSRPHRGIHLRRRRPLSARRGQGGDGDGGKGVGDGVQDLALPLGMSFAAVLAQVLNKSGGSGSRLQPDFLSKMCTSAVKESLTNIYGDRFDSFMGNFEKSFGSTLRTLHLLNEAPACEQDIPQSSQGDGNPVAETKLSGADSQGPIPGVQQNTHLNSTNKQIILHTGVNQQLIQLPRSRSSPECDQDILNVFERSLNEQVRSNELKELEIGLNMRKLQLKQSHLALSSYSHMLEKIKISMGFQKAAFREEKLKTQMQDRRHAELLKRLIDMLLTAVVFMSACFGYGTYIYSYQRITAVTAACAAASKESKSWWMPNSVSAFNSGLLFLRCHLIAATRISFGMLMILLIGWLIFQRSAMTGPNMPITFNLVLLGGVCGFVGRFCVDTLGGDGNVWLVFWEILCAIHLLGNSYPSLLYRGLYGPIYVTHRPKALGLPYWVRRYIFYAVLSLILPCLAGLLPFASLSDWSEHAVEYMKSRFTGNDIET; this is encoded by the exons ATGGACGGGGCCGCCCACGTCGCCGGCGACttggcggaggccgacagggcctCCTCCTCGGCGTCTTCCACCTGCTCGGCCTCCCGGCGCTCCCGGCCGCACAGGGGGATTCACCTGCGGCGGCGCCGGCCGTTGTCCGCTCGGAGAGgacagggcggcgacggcgacggcggcaagGGCGTCGGTGACGGCGTGCAGGACCTCGCGCTGCCGCTGGGGATGTCCTTCGCGGCGGTTCTCGCCCAG GTTCTGAATAAAAGCGGCGGTTCTGGAAGCAGATTACAACCTGATTTTCTTTCAAAG ATGTGTACCTCAGCAGTGAAGGAGTCCTTAACAAAT ATATATGGAGACAGGTTTGATAGTTTCATGGGAAACTTTGAGAAATCATTTGGCAGTACACTGAGGACCCTTCATCTACTCAACGAGGCACCTGCCTGTGAGCAAGATATCCCTCAATCTTCTCAAGGTGATGGTAATCCTGTGGCTGAGACCAAATTGAGTGGCGCTGACTCACAAGGCCCGATACCTGGTGTCCAGCAGAATACACACTTGAATTCCACGAATAAGCAGATTATTCTTCACACGGGTGTCAATCAGCAGCTGATTCAGCTACCTCGTAGCAGATCTAGTCCAGAATGTGATCAGGACATCCTTAATGTATTTGAGAGATCTCTGAATGAGCAAGTTCGTTCGAATGAGCTCAAGGAACTTGAAATTGGGCTTAATATGAGGAAGTTGCAACTAAAGCAATCTCATTTAGCTCTCAGCTCCTACTCACACATGTTAGAGAAGATCAAGATCTCTATGGGATTTCAGAAAGCTGCTTTCAGAGAGGAGAAATTAAAGACTCAAATGCAGGACAGGAGACATGCTGAACTCCTCAAGAGGCTTATAGATATGCTTCTGACAGCAGTAGTTTTTATGTCTGCCTGTTTCGGATATGGAACGTATATTTATTCATATCAGCGGATAACCGCTGTTACTGCAGCCTGTGCAGCTGCTTCAAAG GAGTCCAAATCTTGGTGGATGCCAAATTCTGTATCAGCTTTCAACTCAGGATTGCTGTTTCTTAGATGTCACTTGATTGCAGCAACAAGGATATCATTTGGCATGCTGATGATTCTATTGATCGGTTGGTTGATATTCCAGCGTTCTGCAATGACAGGACCCAACATGCCAATAACATTCAATCTTGTGTTATTGGGAGGTGTTTGTGGTTTTGTTGGAAGGTTCTGCGTTGACACACTGGGTGGGGATGGAAATGTTTGGCTCGTATTCTGGGAGATCCTTTGCGCCATCCATTTACTTGGAAACAGCTATCCATCTCTTCTATACCGTGGTCTTTATGGTCCTATTTATGTGACGCACAGACCCAAGGCTCTCGGTTTGCCATATTGGGTTCGCCGGTACATATTCTACGCTGTGCTGTCTTTGATCCTTCCATGCTTGGCTGGTTTGTTGCCGTTCGCATCTCTATCAGACTGGAGCGAACACGCAGTTGAATATATGAAGTCCAGATTCACTGGAAATGACATTGAGACTTGA